The stretch of DNA ACCTCGTCGACGCCGTCCGCGAAAGCGCGGTCGACCTCGAAAAGATCGTAACAACCGACCTGCCCGAAGCCATGCAAAACATGACCGCCGAACAGCGTCAGCAGTACGTCCGCGAAAAAACCGAACAACGCCAGACCATCCAACAGCAGATCGCCGACCTCAACGAACAGCGGAAAACCTACATCGCCCAGGAAATGAAAAAACGCGGCGACTCCAACCATTCAACCCTCGGCGCCGCCGTCATCCAGGCCGTCCGACAGCAGGCGGAAAAGAAAAACTTCGCCATGCCGCCCCAAACCCAACCGGCGGCGAATTCCCCCGCGACCCAACCGGCCGCCGGGTCGTAGACCGTCAAAATCGCGGCTTGGCCCAGACGTCGACCGCCCGAAAGCCAGCCGACATCGTCCCATTATGCGGCGTGCCGGCTGGGATCAGCAGTTCGTCGCCGGGGCCGAGCATGATCTCCCGGCCGTCAATCACCCCGGAATACTGCCCTTGCAGCACGATAAAATACTCGTCGCCCTCATGCGTGTGCACCTCCATCGTCCCGCCCTCCGGGCAGTCCCAGAACACCGCCTGCCCGCCGTCCGCCGCCTCGTAAAGGTAGCCGGAAATGTTGCCGGCCCGATCGCCGACACAAACCAGGTTGTGCGAACTGGTCAAAAACTCCGGAAACCCCGTCAGCTTCTGCATGATCGCGTCCCCCAAAGTGATAAACCGTCAAAGCGACGGCTCTTCGTCATCCGAATACCAATGACCATAGATAACAGAATCCTCGAAAACTGCCAGCGGATTCTGCCGCCGCCTAAAGTGTCCCACATCCGCCCCAGATTCACCGCCAACCGCCGCAGGCTCCCGCCGAAGCGAAAAAATGTTGATAACACCCTCTTCTGCCTTCACCTCAGCGTCTCCGCGCCTCGGCGGGAAAATCTCCGGGTCTTTGAGGCTATTTCGCCGCCTTCAGGACAATCGCTTCCTTCTGCGGCGTCCGCGGAAGCTCAACGGCATGGAGTTCACCGTCGAAGTCCGGCACCTGGATCGTACCCGCCTGGTCCGCGTGCAGCCACACCCTGGTTCCCTCAGCCGTCCTGACGCGGATGACGCTCACCGCAGATGGAAACTCCTGACCAAAGGCCTTGACGGCACAGACGCCCTCCAACTGCCCATCGTCGCTGGTCACTCGCCACCCGTA from Phycisphaerae bacterium encodes:
- a CDS encoding cupin domain-containing protein, with the translated sequence MQKLTGFPEFLTSSHNLVCVGDRAGNISGYLYEAADGGQAVFWDCPEGGTMEVHTHEGDEYFIVLQGQYSGVIDGREIMLGPGDELLIPAGTPHNGTMSAGFRAVDVWAKPRF